A genomic region of Methanobacterium sp. SMA-27 contains the following coding sequences:
- a CDS encoding LA2681 family HEPN domain-containing protein, which translates to MEKDEIIEIEEMQSLAIEKINVGEYKNALKIAREIKKNFEPHYHVSQVVGSILISVGRNLNKENLTREGIDLIKPDLENIVKNQKDPSGVYYNIANGYYDLFLFKWDKKPYYNRFKHTGLDEAKINFRLSLEYNSKKPDTFVNLGNCYDHLGRTIDALECYEKALDLKPDYAMALGNKGIALCKYSFLLGKKYKTLLIDAHYFISKALEIGVSSKSKNSFTIWLKCIEKHFDDKKLSKKSPNFPGYKIEAKSDLSQHLKEQTMENQLYLNVCSFCQKCDASIGDTINIERMRIKIDEDYSIDNDPYLRLSSHLNHIKEDYISARFLLILSGYNDLDLNFVYEDARFIETLDYSLHNMDLQLLRLSFRNFYDILDKIAFFINDHLNLEIEDTRINFMKIWYSTWNYSPKKREINEKIIETQSDGLNALFDIHWDFEENGSYYNLRKTRNALTHRYVNIKMFCIEESDVEMTPETFLKRTLELAGIVRNAIFYLMYFVNEMERNKLKQ; encoded by the coding sequence ATGGAGAAAGATGAAATAATTGAAATAGAAGAAATGCAGTCTCTTGCTATTGAGAAAATTAATGTCGGTGAGTATAAGAATGCTTTAAAAATTGCTCGTGAGATAAAAAAGAATTTTGAACCTCATTATCATGTTTCTCAAGTTGTTGGCAGTATTCTGATAAGTGTAGGAAGAAATTTAAACAAAGAAAATCTTACTCGTGAAGGTATTGATTTGATTAAACCGGATTTAGAGAACATTGTAAAAAATCAGAAAGATCCATCAGGTGTTTATTATAATATCGCAAATGGATATTATGACCTTTTTTTGTTCAAATGGGATAAAAAACCATATTATAACAGATTTAAACACACCGGATTAGATGAAGCGAAAATAAATTTTAGACTATCTTTGGAATATAATTCTAAAAAACCAGATACGTTTGTTAATTTAGGTAACTGCTATGATCATTTAGGAAGAACAATAGATGCTTTAGAATGCTACGAAAAAGCTTTAGATCTAAAACCAGACTATGCTATGGCATTAGGCAATAAAGGAATAGCATTATGTAAATATTCATTTTTACTAGGTAAAAAGTATAAAACTCTCCTAATCGATGCACATTATTTTATATCTAAAGCTTTAGAGATAGGAGTAAGTTCAAAATCAAAAAATTCATTCACAATATGGTTAAAATGTATTGAAAAACACTTTGATGATAAGAAACTGTCGAAAAAATCTCCTAACTTCCCGGGATATAAAATCGAAGCAAAATCAGATTTAAGCCAACATCTTAAAGAACAAACAATGGAAAATCAATTATATTTAAATGTATGTTCATTCTGCCAGAAATGTGATGCGTCTATTGGAGATACTATAAATATTGAACGAATGAGAATTAAGATTGATGAAGATTATTCAATAGATAATGACCCTTATCTCCGTTTGTCCTCACATTTAAATCATATTAAAGAAGATTACATTTCTGCAAGATTTTTACTCATTTTATCTGGATATAATGATTTAGACTTGAATTTTGTATATGAAGATGCACGATTTATAGAAACATTAGATTATAGTCTTCATAATATGGATTTACAGTTACTTAGACTTTCTTTTAGAAATTTTTATGATATCCTTGACAAAATTGCATTTTTTATTAATGATCATCTTAATCTAGAAATTGAAGATACGAGGATAAATTTCATGAAAATCTGGTATTCAACTTGGAATTATAGCCCAAAAAAGCGTGAAATTAATGAAAAAATAATTGAAACTCAAAGTGATGGTCTAAATGCGTTGTTTGACATTCATTGGGATTTTGAAGAAAATGGATCATATTACAATCTTAGAAAAACTAGAAATGCTCTAACCCATCGATATGTAAATATAAAAATGTTTTGTATTGAAGAATCTGATGTAGAAATGACACCAGAAACCTTTTTAAAACGAACATTGGAATTAGCAGGAATAGTAAGGAATGCAATTTTTTATCTAATGTACTTTGTCAATGAGATGGAGCGAAACAAACTTAAACAATAA
- a CDS encoding zinc ribbon domain-containing protein, translating into MDSKRGIKKSDEPKKDLIIKKGSNEDIKRRLKATREGKIIDENKMEYQSEESILNVKNENKIETISKPPEPLVTQSTNQKDKYRGAKNKNKSLDFNRDNSKNEVLNTLYSQMKEPKLVNNFKNTSSDRICPKCGTYNYITSIYCLECGEELPLMTQTNEKKSKKTQKYTDKSSNNRNKSVVYGKFEGIATIPDIEITEQYIEVKDNISEEIVRYYKNKIKKLRINHITISFNYNSKPVSIILSNLETSKKAVEVLKSASYVIEDRSTNVVKSKSSKNKILYNSGDLKKVMSKKQGNVMRRPGNVMMNKQFNLQIRETTIGTFGHHQENFDTAVVEVASDELRIIKKGIWTGRDRGNITLKYLDIISIDEDRGWVLTTVQIRMAGNHTVNLRAKKEGMRNFFTVLKQAVNTCKERERTRETKARQIETQPMQSNNTSEDPVDKLVKLAKLLEDGLIDENEFATLKANILKKG; encoded by the coding sequence TTGGACTCAAAAAGGGGAATAAAAAAATCTGATGAACCTAAAAAAGATTTGATTATTAAAAAAGGGTCTAATGAAGATATAAAAAGAAGACTTAAAGCTACACGAGAAGGAAAAATCATAGATGAAAATAAAATGGAATATCAATCTGAAGAAAGTATTTTGAATGTAAAAAACGAAAATAAAATTGAAACCATTTCTAAACCGCCAGAACCTTTAGTAACCCAGTCAACCAATCAAAAAGATAAATATAGGGGCGCTAAGAATAAAAACAAGAGTTTAGACTTTAATCGTGATAATTCAAAAAATGAAGTATTGAATACTCTATATTCACAAATGAAAGAACCAAAATTAGTCAATAATTTCAAAAATACTTCATCAGATAGAATTTGTCCTAAATGTGGAACTTATAACTATATCACTTCCATTTATTGTCTTGAATGTGGGGAAGAATTACCTTTGATGACTCAAACGAACGAAAAGAAAAGTAAAAAAACCCAAAAATATACAGATAAATCCTCTAATAACCGTAATAAATCAGTTGTTTATGGAAAATTCGAGGGAATTGCTACTATACCTGATATCGAGATAACTGAACAATATATTGAAGTTAAAGATAACATTTCAGAAGAGATTGTTCGTTATTATAAAAATAAGATTAAAAAATTGAGAATAAATCATATAACAATTAGTTTTAACTACAATTCTAAGCCAGTAAGTATAATTTTATCAAATTTAGAAACTTCAAAAAAAGCCGTTGAAGTATTAAAGTCAGCTAGTTATGTTATTGAGGATAGATCAACTAATGTTGTTAAAAGTAAATCAAGCAAAAATAAAATACTCTATAATTCTGGCGATCTGAAAAAAGTAATGAGTAAAAAACAAGGAAATGTGATGAGAAGACCCGGAAATGTGATGATGAATAAACAATTTAATTTACAAATTCGTGAAACTACAATTGGAACATTTGGTCATCATCAAGAAAATTTTGATACTGCAGTTGTTGAAGTTGCTTCAGATGAATTAAGAATCATAAAAAAGGGAATATGGACTGGACGTGATCGAGGCAATATAACTTTAAAATATTTGGATATAATATCAATCGATGAAGATCGTGGGTGGGTTTTAACAACGGTACAAATCAGAATGGCAGGTAATCATACAGTTAATCTGCGAGCTAAAAAAGAAGGTATGAGAAACTTCTTTACAGTTTTAAAACAAGCTGTAAATACATGTAAAGAACGTGAACGGACAAGAGAAACTAAAGCTCGTCAAATTGAGACTCAACCAATGCAAAGCAATAATACCTCCGAAGATCCAGTTGATAAATTAGTCAAACTCGCTAAATTGTTGGAAGACGGATTAATTGATGAAAATGAGTTTGCAACTCTGAAAGCCAATATATTGAAGAAAGGATAA
- a CDS encoding tyrosine-type recombinase/integrase yields MVFKPNKARNNKIVNDSLFKEYVHFRNLKSETIRSYSRKLTIYSIVTGLTPTELIEEAETDEDQGIRKRLRRIKIHLTDLQDHLITNDFSPQKIEDIITTTRGFYAYYEIELPKRTYHASVPDLQQEAIPSKEDILKALSFCNIKYQSIILLMASSGISLGDVLKLKFSDFLNGLNVPPENYRTEILDYIAWDQLYPKNKVLMWHIQRIKSGTSHVTFNTPETTRNIIHYLIEHPPQKIDDPLFRGKTDKGLRSDVFQRFLRKLNKECGWNNVGRQIFFHSHILRKFFANRLEEAGMPHHYIRQLMGHRRDPLTRTYFSTPSEKLREEYQNFMNNLNFDHQTGHNKVETVNNSTLVKSSINNRLINGM; encoded by the coding sequence ATGGTTTTTAAACCAAATAAAGCCCGGAATAATAAGATAGTAAATGATTCTTTATTCAAAGAGTATGTGCATTTTCGTAATCTGAAATCAGAGACCATAAGAAGCTATTCAAGAAAACTAACTATCTATTCAATCGTAACTGGTCTCACACCAACAGAATTAATCGAAGAAGCGGAAACAGATGAAGATCAGGGCATTAGAAAAAGACTTCGAAGGATCAAAATACATCTGACTGACTTACAGGATCATCTTATAACAAATGATTTCAGTCCCCAAAAAATTGAAGATATCATAACTACTACCCGAGGGTTTTATGCATATTATGAAATTGAGTTACCTAAACGCACATATCATGCATCTGTTCCCGATCTACAACAAGAAGCTATTCCTTCCAAAGAAGATATTCTAAAAGCATTGAGTTTCTGCAATATTAAATATCAATCTATTATCCTTTTAATGGCTAGTAGTGGTATTAGCTTGGGTGATGTATTGAAACTCAAGTTTTCTGATTTTTTAAACGGTTTAAATGTTCCACCTGAAAATTATAGAACAGAAATTTTAGATTATATTGCATGGGATCAATTATATCCGAAAAATAAAGTTCTAATGTGGCATATTCAACGTATTAAGAGCGGTACATCTCATGTAACATTTAATACTCCTGAAACAACTCGGAATATCATACATTATTTGATAGAACATCCTCCACAAAAGATTGATGACCCATTGTTTAGAGGTAAAACGGATAAAGGGTTGAGAAGTGATGTTTTCCAACGTTTTTTAAGGAAACTTAACAAAGAATGTGGATGGAACAATGTTGGGAGACAAATTTTTTTCCATAGCCATATACTTCGTAAATTCTTCGCTAACAGATTGGAAGAAGCAGGAATGCCCCATCATTACATACGCCAATTAATGGGACACAGGAGGGATCCACTTACTCGAACTTACTTTTCCACTCCCAGTGAAAAATTGCGGGAAGAGTACCAAAATTTTATGAACAATCTGAATTTTGATCATCAAACAGGACACAATAAAGTTGAAACTGTAAATAATTCAACGTTAGTCAAAAGTAGCATAAACAATCGATTAATCAATGGTATGTAA
- a CDS encoding MBL fold metallo-hydrolase, translating to MDDFATITQRRMTGGFRIENIDGKNIHVDPGPGALVRTYQFGLNPMKVNILMVSHSHTDHYSDAEVMLEAMTNGMTRKKGTVIGSRSVIDGYETWGPCISKYHLSKPEVVVLEDCDHKRFDNLDITATKTIHGDPKAVGFKLEYDNFTISYTTDTEYFPELHKHHEGADVLIASVIRAGSERIRGHMSVDDFEVLVKEVKPKLAIMTHLGMKFIMEYPEREAQRVEKNTGVKIIAARDGMRIDLDDFQTKQPTLDEF from the coding sequence GTGGACGATTTCGCGACCATTACCCAGAGAAGGATGACCGGCGGATTTAGGATAGAAAATATAGATGGAAAAAATATCCATGTTGATCCTGGTCCTGGAGCACTTGTTAGAACTTACCAATTTGGATTAAATCCAATGAAAGTAAACATTCTCATGGTATCACACTCTCATACTGACCATTATTCCGATGCAGAGGTAATGCTGGAGGCCATGACAAACGGTATGACCCGGAAAAAAGGTACTGTTATTGGTAGTCGAAGTGTTATTGATGGTTATGAAACTTGGGGTCCATGCATATCCAAGTACCATCTAAGCAAACCAGAAGTGGTTGTATTGGAAGATTGTGACCATAAGCGGTTTGATAATTTAGATATAACAGCTACAAAGACTATACACGGTGATCCTAAAGCTGTGGGTTTTAAACTGGAGTATGATAATTTCACAATATCCTATACAACTGATACAGAGTACTTTCCCGAACTTCACAAGCATCATGAGGGTGCAGATGTTCTAATTGCAAGTGTTATTAGGGCAGGAAGTGAAAGAATTAGGGGCCACATGTCTGTTGATGATTTTGAGGTTCTTGTAAAGGAAGTTAAACCTAAACTCGCAATTATGACACATTTAGGAATGAAGTTCATTATGGAGTATCCTGAAAGGGAGGCTCAGAGGGTTGAAAAAAATACTGGTGTTAAGATAATAGCTGCACGTGATGGTATGCGTATTGATCTTGATGATTTCCAAACAAAACAACCCACACTGGATGAATTTTAA
- a CDS encoding DUF2121 family protein, with product MSLIITYIGSKGCVMAGDKRRIGFFGPEGPRENLEEKLYSGSINTKEELLKKADELGINIKISDDADKIHEIGDVVVGEVRSKTVYETKRKRIYATTGAYNIIELLGSDLKTVKSGGSSIIVFGNKYTKELAEKTIKRYWKSKLNLVTIRKIFESVMEEVAIETPTVSPEYDVMMKYPSIDTKEAKELLRVTILQDVKDLEEYRTQLKENLIQTSQNIQMATKIVIQGAIGNVAYVKGNEIGIILDKSIEALDTDWNTIAKPSELIEMTAQDGSKVSRGDLAVIENENLCINRTKEPLNCDFILCRADPDNKENIK from the coding sequence ATGAGTCTTATAATAACTTATATTGGAAGCAAAGGATGCGTAATGGCCGGAGATAAGAGGAGAATCGGATTTTTTGGCCCGGAAGGACCTAGGGAAAATCTTGAAGAAAAACTCTATTCTGGATCCATCAACACAAAGGAAGAACTGTTAAAAAAAGCCGATGAACTTGGAATTAACATAAAAATTTCTGATGATGCAGATAAAATCCATGAAATTGGGGATGTTGTTGTTGGCGAAGTAAGGTCTAAAACTGTATATGAAACCAAACGTAAACGTATCTATGCCACTACTGGTGCTTACAACATTATTGAATTATTAGGATCAGACTTGAAGACAGTAAAAAGCGGTGGAAGTTCTATTATTGTTTTTGGAAATAAATATACCAAGGAACTAGCTGAAAAGACCATTAAAAGATACTGGAAATCAAAGTTGAATCTTGTAACAATTAGAAAGATTTTTGAAAGTGTAATGGAAGAAGTTGCTATTGAAACACCTACTGTAAGCCCAGAATATGACGTTATGATGAAATATCCTTCAATTGATACAAAAGAAGCAAAAGAGCTCTTGAGAGTTACCATACTTCAGGATGTTAAGGATCTTGAAGAGTACAGAACCCAGTTGAAGGAAAACCTTATACAAACATCCCAAAATATTCAAATGGCTACCAAGATTGTTATTCAGGGTGCTATTGGAAATGTTGCATATGTTAAGGGAAATGAAATTGGGATTATCCTTGATAAAAGTATTGAAGCCTTAGACACCGATTGGAATACAATTGCAAAACCATCTGAACTCATAGAAATGACAGCACAGGATGGATCAAAAGTGTCTAGAGGGGATTTAGCAGTTATTGAGAATGAAAATCTATGTATTAATAGAACAAAAGAGCCATTAAATTGTGACTTTATTCTTTGTAGGGCTGATCCAGATAATAAAGAGAATATTAAATAA
- a CDS encoding MFS transporter, with amino-acid sequence MKHYNISDHMDSDKIEEKKVRNIALLVVALGSFLIPFMGSSLNIVLPIIQKDLAVNIILLSWIPTVFVLANAALILPFGRLGDIFGRKRIYTYGVIIYTAASLLAGLSNSGIMLIVFSFMQGFGCAMIFATGVALLSSVYPSNQRGEALGLFVTAVYIGLFLGPLLGGFLAQNFGWRSIFLFNVPFGIFLFILIKMRLHGEWKGLGGKFEIRGSLIYSLSIVALLYGFSTLNSSFGKLSLFTGVIGLVIFVLNEKKSINPILRLGILRKKVSSLSALAILLMNIANSAMWVLLSLYLQDIMHLDPQQTALIISVEPLMVALLSTPVGRLSDRIENRIFTVIGMIVTTIGLLILSQLTTNSTLLIPIIGLILVGIGLGLFSSPTTNRFIGSVEGRDYGMASGVLSTMTYAGQTMSLGIMLYIFAVYLGNVQITESNFPAFLFSLKTAFIVFAVLSGFGIIVSILIGPKKIKDDLQRID; translated from the coding sequence ATGAAACATTATAATATTTCTGATCACATGGATTCTGATAAAATTGAAGAAAAGAAAGTTAGAAATATAGCACTACTGGTAGTTGCACTAGGATCCTTCCTTATACCGTTTATGGGATCATCCCTAAACATTGTTCTTCCTATAATACAGAAGGATCTAGCAGTAAATATAATACTGCTAAGTTGGATACCAACAGTTTTTGTTTTGGCCAATGCGGCATTAATACTTCCATTTGGACGCTTAGGGGATATATTTGGCCGTAAAAGAATTTACACCTATGGTGTGATTATATATACGGCTGCATCTCTTTTAGCTGGTTTATCAAATTCGGGTATTATGCTAATCGTATTCAGTTTTATGCAGGGTTTTGGATGTGCTATGATATTTGCAACTGGTGTGGCACTTCTCAGCAGTGTTTACCCATCAAATCAACGAGGTGAAGCACTCGGATTATTTGTTACAGCTGTCTACATAGGATTATTTTTAGGTCCATTGTTAGGAGGTTTCCTGGCCCAAAATTTTGGTTGGAGAAGTATTTTCCTTTTTAACGTACCGTTTGGTATTTTTCTTTTTATTCTTATTAAAATGAGACTTCATGGAGAATGGAAGGGGTTGGGAGGTAAATTTGAAATTAGAGGATCTTTGATCTACAGCCTATCAATAGTTGCACTACTCTATGGATTTTCAACACTTAACAGCAGTTTTGGTAAATTATCACTTTTTACAGGTGTAATTGGTCTTGTAATATTTGTTTTAAACGAAAAAAAATCTATAAATCCAATACTACGGCTAGGTATATTAAGAAAAAAGGTATCATCATTATCTGCACTTGCTATTCTGTTGATGAACATTGCAAATTCGGCAATGTGGGTACTTTTAAGTCTTTATCTTCAGGATATAATGCATCTTGATCCTCAACAAACAGCTTTGATAATTTCAGTCGAACCATTGATGGTTGCATTATTATCCACCCCGGTTGGCAGACTCTCTGACAGGATTGAAAACAGAATATTTACTGTTATTGGAATGATAGTTACAACTATAGGATTGTTAATATTATCACAATTAACAACCAACAGCACTCTATTAATACCAATTATAGGTTTGATACTGGTAGGTATAGGCTTAGGTCTTTTCTCATCCCCAACAACCAATAGATTTATTGGAAGTGTTGAAGGAAGAGACTATGGAATGGCATCGGGTGTACTTTCAACCATGACATATGCTGGTCAAACAATGAGTCTTGGTATTATGCTTTATATTTTTGCTGTGTACCTAGGCAATGTTCAAATCACAGAATCAAACTTTCCAGCTTTTCTCTTTAGTTTAAAAACGGCATTTATAGTATTTGCAGTATTAAGCGGGTTTGGTATTATTGTTTCAATATTAATTGGTCCAAAAAAGATTAAAGATGATTTGCAGAGAATTGATTAG
- a CDS encoding DUF362 domain-containing protein translates to MSNDIGTVFLLKTDKREEGIERLIENFDITDFKSKNIALKANFNSADPFPASTHPDTLRTLVRSIKKGEPEKITLAERSGMGDTRIVLETMGVMDIAEDEDFEVRILDEEDADDWVKVEKNGNHWMKGFYISKIFKDADKVVQTCCLKSHRFGGIFTLSLKNSVGIVAKKVPGGVYNYMGELHISPYQRSMIAEINNHYNMDLVLMDGIKAFVDKGPEQGHVVEPNLLLMSNDRIAIDAVGVAVLRHYDTTNDISKGKIFDLEQIKRAAELGVGVPSADKINIVGIDAESEAVAGELDQILETQG, encoded by the coding sequence ATGTCAAATGATATTGGAACAGTTTTCTTGTTGAAAACCGATAAAAGGGAAGAAGGTATAGAAAGACTGATTGAGAATTTTGATATTACAGATTTCAAATCCAAAAATATTGCATTGAAGGCTAATTTTAACAGTGCAGATCCATTTCCTGCATCAACACATCCAGATACACTAAGAACGCTTGTTAGATCCATTAAAAAAGGGGAACCTGAAAAAATTACTCTTGCAGAGAGAAGTGGAATGGGTGATACTAGAATTGTGCTTGAAACAATGGGTGTAATGGATATAGCAGAAGATGAAGATTTTGAAGTCAGGATTCTGGATGAAGAAGATGCTGATGACTGGGTAAAAGTTGAAAAAAATGGAAATCACTGGATGAAAGGTTTTTATATATCAAAGATATTTAAAGACGCTGATAAGGTGGTTCAAACTTGTTGCCTTAAATCCCATAGATTTGGTGGAATTTTCACTCTATCGCTTAAAAATTCTGTTGGAATTGTTGCAAAGAAAGTTCCAGGAGGAGTCTACAATTATATGGGTGAGCTCCATATATCACCCTACCAGAGATCAATGATTGCGGAAATAAACAATCATTATAATATGGATCTAGTTTTAATGGATGGAATCAAAGCATTTGTGGATAAAGGTCCTGAACAGGGACATGTTGTTGAACCTAATCTTCTTTTGATGTCAAATGATAGAATTGCAATTGATGCAGTAGGAGTTGCAGTATTAAGACATTACGACACAACAAATGACATATCTAAGGGTAAGATATTTGATTTGGAACAGATCAAAAGGGCTGCTGAACTAGGTGTAGGTGTACCAAGTGCTGATAAAATAAATATTGTTGGAATTGATGCTGAAAGTGAGGCTGTTGCAGGAGAACTGGATCAAATACTAGAAACACAGGGATAA
- a CDS encoding methanogen output domain 1-containing protein, with protein MGNERIMVVEDESIVAMGIKYKLEDLGYIVVGIVATGEAAVETALKTKPDLILMDIVLKGDMDGIEAAQKIHQQQDTPIIYLTAYSDDEVLERARITEPYGYILKPFKKSEVNANIQMAIYKHGCDKKKSEIIKKRVLADFYDFILTAMPTSSTGTDIEMRELLLKVFAERLDEDLYPRFVEELSPEDIETNDQLFADYIEWLSDIFKDFGIKTIVHHKGNRSYIEFLNCPWHEDALKKPIFCLNCQAMMNRSYKWTGLSGGMERRSTIVDGSPSCRFQFKHLE; from the coding sequence ATGGGTAACGAGAGAATTATGGTTGTTGAAGATGAAAGTATTGTTGCCATGGGAATTAAGTATAAATTAGAGGATTTAGGTTACATTGTTGTAGGAATAGTTGCAACTGGTGAAGCAGCTGTGGAAACTGCTTTAAAAACTAAGCCGGATCTTATACTTATGGATATTGTTCTTAAAGGTGATATGGATGGTATTGAAGCTGCACAAAAAATACACCAGCAACAAGACACTCCAATCATTTATCTGACAGCTTATTCTGATGATGAGGTTTTGGAACGTGCAAGAATAACCGAACCTTACGGTTATATATTAAAACCATTTAAAAAGAGTGAAGTTAATGCCAATATTCAAATGGCCATATATAAACATGGATGTGACAAGAAAAAAAGTGAAATTATCAAAAAAAGAGTGTTAGCAGATTTTTATGACTTTATTTTAACAGCAATGCCAACTAGTAGCACCGGTACTGATATCGAAATGAGAGAGTTGCTATTGAAGGTATTTGCCGAACGTTTAGACGAAGATCTTTACCCTAGATTTGTTGAAGAACTCTCTCCTGAGGATATTGAAACTAATGATCAGCTTTTTGCAGATTATATTGAATGGCTTTCTGATATTTTTAAAGACTTTGGTATTAAAACAATTGTACACCATAAGGGCAACAGATCATATATAGAATTTTTGAATTGCCCATGGCATGAAGATGCTTTGAAGAAGCCTATTTTCTGTTTGAATTGTCAGGCAATGATGAATAGAAGCTATAAATGGACAGGTCTTTCTGGAGGTATGGAAAGAAGGTCAACCATTGTGGATGGATCACCGTCATGCAGATTTCAGTTCAAACATCTGGAATGA
- a CDS encoding sensor histidine kinase has translation MEQIKILLVEDVELDAELTEHELIKAKINFTSIRVDEEHDFRRELQEFKPDLILADHSLPHFDGVSALNIAKEISPDIPFIFVSGKIGEDFAVEMLKKGATDYVLKSNLPKLSHAVQRALNEFNEQAEHKKAELSLLESEKKYRTLFEKNRNPIIVFDEMGNFIDSNEAALMFLEITKNELLTKNLSDFILYEKDLKNIENKDLWKKKDILEVKFDINGKFKILEITITPVYLKDKSIVFGVGNDITERKKGENEIFKSLKEKELLLREIHHRVKNNLQIVSTLLSLQSSQSNKVDVNDLYRESQNRIQSIALIHENLYQSEDLALINFEVYVKGLLSDLFDSYGVDSSRIKLNLDIEDVTLGIETAIPCGLIINELVSNSLKHGFTGNETGEINVEIHKIADEEYSLIESDTGVPFSDKVDFTSSKTLGLELIKNLVKQIEGQLDFNRENKEFKIIFKELEYKERL, from the coding sequence ATGGAACAGATTAAAATTCTGCTGGTTGAAGATGTTGAACTTGATGCTGAACTCACTGAGCACGAATTAATAAAAGCTAAAATTAATTTTACATCCATACGTGTTGATGAAGAGCATGATTTTCGTAGAGAACTTCAAGAATTCAAACCAGATTTGATACTTGCTGATCATTCACTTCCACATTTCGATGGAGTTTCAGCACTTAATATTGCAAAGGAGATATCTCCTGACATACCTTTCATATTTGTAAGTGGTAAAATAGGTGAAGATTTTGCTGTTGAGATGCTAAAGAAAGGAGCAACTGACTATGTGCTTAAAAGTAACCTGCCCAAACTTAGCCATGCAGTTCAAAGAGCATTGAATGAATTTAATGAACAGGCTGAACATAAAAAGGCCGAATTATCACTTTTGGAAAGTGAAAAAAAATACAGAACCCTGTTTGAAAAGAATAGAAATCCTATAATTGTTTTTGATGAGATGGGAAATTTCATTGATTCCAATGAAGCTGCATTAATGTTTTTGGAAATAACCAAAAATGAACTATTAACCAAAAACCTTTCAGATTTTATATTATATGAGAAAGACTTGAAAAACATTGAAAATAAGGATTTATGGAAAAAAAAGGATATATTAGAAGTTAAATTTGATATTAATGGTAAATTTAAAATTCTTGAAATTACGATCACACCAGTTTATTTAAAAGATAAATCTATAGTATTTGGCGTTGGTAACGATATTACTGAACGTAAAAAGGGTGAAAATGAAATTTTCAAGTCATTAAAAGAAAAAGAACTTCTTTTAAGGGAAATACATCATAGGGTAAAAAATAACCTGCAGATTGTTTCAACTCTACTCTCACTTCAATCATCCCAATCAAATAAAGTTGATGTAAATGATCTTTACAGGGAAAGTCAGAATCGTATACAGTCCATTGCACTTATACATGAAAATCTATATCAATCAGAAGATCTTGCCCTTATTAATTTTGAGGTATATGTTAAGGGACTGTTATCAGATTTGTTTGATTCATACGGAGTTGATTCATCTAGGATCAAATTGAATTTGGATATAGAGGATGTTACGCTGGGGATTGAAACAGCTATTCCATGCGGACTCATTATAAATGAACTGGTATCAAATTCCCTGAAACATGGATTTACAGGAAATGAAACCGGAGAAATTAATGTGGAAATCCATAAAATAGCTGATGAAGAATATTCCTTAATTGAAAGTGATACAGGAGTTCCATTTTCTGATAAAGTTGATTTTACTTCGAGTAAAACATTGGGTTTGGAATTAATAAAAAATCTGGTTAAACAAATTGAAGGCCAATTGGACTTTAACAGAGAAAATAAAGAATTTAAGATCATTTTTAAGGAACTTGAATACAAGGAGAGACTATAA